The genomic interval AATGTAACGCGGATGATGATGGACTGTTCTCCTGCCTTGTTGATACGGTGGTGCAACCGTGTTTTGATTCTGTAGGTTAGCATGTGGATTACTCTTTGCCCCCAAATTTACCCCCATTTTTTGACAAATCAAAACAAACTACAAAAAACTATTAAGGATGGTCTTGTTTGTTAATTGTCTGTTAATCACAGTAATGCATGTATAAGAAAAACTAATAGAAATTAAAGAAAACTTCAATCTGGAATCCCCTATCCACTACAGGGAAACGATCGGTGACGGTCGTTTTTTTGTGAGCGATCGGAAACGGTCGCTTTTTTGGTGTGTACCTGTGCGAGACGGGGGTGTGGGGGCGTGTGAGGAGGGAGGGGCCGACAAGGACCCGGCTGGAAAATGCGGCGGCCGCCCTCGAAAAATGCGGCGGCCGCCTTTCCAAAGGCGGCCGTCGCGGCATTGGTTAGTTTAGGTTAAAGGTTGGTGGGGATTTATTTCTCAAGTTTCGACTTGAACTTGTCGATTTGTCGTTTCAGGGCATCGATGGCCTCGTCGACGGACTCTTCGAATGCCTTCGACTGATGGCAGGCCACCAGGTCTTCGCCCGGCATGTGCAGCGTAATGGTTGCTATCTTATTTCCTTTTTCGTGGTCCTTATCGAGTTTGAGAATGACGTCGGCGCCTGTCGAGCGCTCCGCAAAGCGGTCCAACTTCGCCATTTTGGCATTCACGAATTCGATCAGCCGTTTGTCGGCGTCGAATTTCACGGATTGAATCTGTACGTTCATAGCCTTACAGTTTATAAAATGATCATTTGCCTCCCTTTCCGCGGGGATGGGCCTTCGCGTAAGCCTCCCGGAGCCGAGCGATGCTGTTGTGGGTGTACACCTGCGTGGCCTGCAGCGATGCGTGTCCCAGGAGTTCCTGGATTTCGCGCATGTCGGCGCCTCCGTTCAACAGGTGTGTGGCAAACGTATGGCGAAGAACGTGGGGGCTTTTCTTGCCCTGTACGCCTCCGCGATCGAGTTCCTTCTTCACGATGCGGTACACGGTAGTCCGGGAAATGCGTTTTCCTTGGTGTGTTAAAAATAGCGCTTTTTCCCCGGATTTGCAAATATTTTGCCTTTCAATTGTCCCGAGGTAGGATAAAATTTTTTCCCGGATGAATTCCAGAACGGGCACCAGCCGCTCCTTGTCCCCCTTGCCGTGGACGCGCAGCGAGGTGTAGTTGTCGGAGAAGTCGCCGCGGTCGATCCCGACGAGTTCGGCCAGGCGCAGCCCGCAGCCATAGAAGAGCAGGATGATGAGCGAATCCCGCTCCTGCCCGAAGTCGTCGCTTTCGACCTCGCAGTCGCGGACGATCCCGCTCATGCGGTTTTCGGAAATGAAGGCCGGCAGGCGCCGCGAGGTGCGGAGTGAGGCGACGGACTGCACGACATTGCGTTCGACGACGCCCCGGCTGAGGAGCCAGCGGAAGAAGGAGCGCAGCGACGAAATCTCGCGGTTCATCGATGCGGCGCCGATACGGTCCTTCTCCGTGCGGTGGAGGATCCACTCGCGGATATCTTCGGTGGCGACCCGGCGGAGTCCTTCGGGGGAGTCGTCGACTCTGAGCCATGCCAGGAACTGCGCCACGTCGTGACGGTAGTTGCGGAGCGTGAGCGGCGAGTAGCGGCGTTCGGCTTCGAGGTATCGGATGAATTCGTCCAGCATGTAGGCAAGTATATAAAAAGGTGAGCGCAACGGCAGACGAAAACCGGGTTTTCAGGTTCGGCCATGCCGGGCTGCAGCCTGTATGCTGTAAAGATAGCGAAAAACTCCTATCTTTGTATGCAAAGAAGCCGAAGTTATGAAACAGCGATGGAAACCCGGCACGGTGCTTTACCCGTTGCCGGCGGTATTGGTGAGTTGCGGGGCGACGCCCGAGGAGTACAACCTGCTGACCGTGGCGTGGACTGGGACGGTCTGCACGAACCCTCCGATGTGCTCGATCTCGGTGCGGCCCGAACGCCACTCCTACGGGATCATCCGCCGCACGGGAGAGTTCGTGATCAACCTGACGACGCGGCGGCTGGCCCGGGCGACGGACTGGTGCGGGGTGCGTTCGGGACGCGACTGGGACAAGTTCCGCGAAATGGGCCTGACGCCCGTGGCCTCGGAGGCGGTTGCGGCGCCGCTCCTTGCCGAGTCGCCCGTGAATATCGAGTGCCGGGTCCGCCAGGTGGTGCCGCTCGGGAGCCACGATCTCTTCATCGCCGAGGTGGTCGGGGTGCAGGTCGACGAGGCGCTGATCGATCCGGCAACGGGCCGTTTCTGCCTGGAGCGGGCCGATCCGATCGTCTACTCCCACGGGGAGTATTTCGTCCTGGGCGAAGCGCTGGGGCACTTCGGCTGGTCGGTGCGGAAGCGGAAGAAGGGGGCGAAGCATCGCTGATCCGTGCTGAATCCGCCCTGTTTCGCCGCAATCCGAGGGGTGCTGCCGGAAGTTTTGGCGGGGCGCCGTTCGAGGGAACGGCACCCCGTTCTTTTTTGGCCGGAGGGGATTCGGACAGGGGCAGGACGGGAACAGGACGCATAAAATCACGAATAGGCGTAAATATTTGCCTTTCAGGTTTGTTAATCCGTGAATTTTTGCTATATTTGACCAATTGTGAACCTTAACTCATCTCTCCGCATATGGCAATCATTGATCTTGTACGATGGGCGCCTCAGGACGGCGAAACGATTTTCGCCTGGCGTTTCCCGCATACGAATCTGAGTACCTACACGCAGTTGATCGTCCAGGAGTCTCAGGAGGCGGTCCTCTTCTCCAAGGGGCAGATCATGGGTAAGTTCGGGCCCGGAAAGCACACGCTCAACACGGAAAACCTGCCCGTTCTGCGTTCGCTGTTCGGCATCCCGTTCGGCGGTCGGAATCCGTTTACGGCCGAAGTGTGGTTCGTCAACCGGATCCAGACCTTCAGCATCGACTGGTCCATCGACCGGATGACGATCCACGACGCGGACTATAACACGCAGCTGCCGCTGACGGCCTCCGGACAGTACGGCCTGGTGGTCTCCGATGCCGAGAAGTTCCTCGTGAAGATCGTCGGCACCCGGAGCGAATTCACGCAGGACGACCTCACGGAGCAGTTTACGGGCGAATTCTCGACCAAAACCAAGTCGACCATCCTGCAGTACATGCTGAAACACCGGGTGGGATTCAAGCAGATCTCGGCCTACCTGGACATGATCTCCGAGTACCTGAAGAGTGCCATGAACCCCTTCTGGGAGGATCTGGGGC from uncultured Alistipes sp. carries:
- a CDS encoding tyrosine-type recombinase/integrase; this translates as MLDEFIRYLEAERRYSPLTLRNYRHDVAQFLAWLRVDDSPEGLRRVATEDIREWILHRTEKDRIGAASMNREISSLRSFFRWLLSRGVVERNVVQSVASLRTSRRLPAFISENRMSGIVRDCEVESDDFGQERDSLIILLFYGCGLRLAELVGIDRGDFSDNYTSLRVHGKGDKERLVPVLEFIREKILSYLGTIERQNICKSGEKALFLTHQGKRISRTTVYRIVKKELDRGGVQGKKSPHVLRHTFATHLLNGGADMREIQELLGHASLQATQVYTHNSIARLREAYAKAHPRGKGGK
- a CDS encoding flavin reductase family protein — encoded protein: MKQRWKPGTVLYPLPAVLVSCGATPEEYNLLTVAWTGTVCTNPPMCSISVRPERHSYGIIRRTGEFVINLTTRRLARATDWCGVRSGRDWDKFREMGLTPVASEAVAAPLLAESPVNIECRVRQVVPLGSHDLFIAEVVGVQVDEALIDPATGRFCLERADPIVYSHGEYFVLGEALGHFGWSVRKRKKGAKHR
- the raiA gene encoding ribosome hibernation-promoting factor, HPF/YfiA family, producing MNVQIQSVKFDADKRLIEFVNAKMAKLDRFAERSTGADVILKLDKDHEKGNKIATITLHMPGEDLVACHQSKAFEESVDEAIDALKRQIDKFKSKLEK